A segment of the Fibrobacter succinogenes subsp. succinogenes S85 genome:
AGGTACGTAAAATCGCATGATGTCTCCTTACAGCATCAGCCATTCTTTGTTGAACCACTGGTAAAGTCGCGCCTGTTCGGTGCGGTTCTTAATGAGCCACTGTGCAAATGTCGGGCGGTCAATCGGTTCGCAAAGGGAATAGATAAACGCTTCCACTAGGCTTTCGCGGATGAGTCCTTGATAAAATCTCTGGATTGGGTCGTTGATTTCATCGGTGAAGGCGACGAGCTTAATCGCTTTTTCAAGGATGTGGATCAGGAATTCCATTTGCTGTGCGGAGGTGGAATCCTGGTCGTAGAGCTTGCGCTTGCCGAGCGTGTCCGTGATAAGTATGGTCTGGATGGCGAGCAGAAATTCGTTGTTGACGGTGGAATCGCTGTCTGCCTGCTTGATTTTGGGCGTGTTCATCTCGACTTTTTTGTCTTTTACGAGAACGAATGATTTTGTACGGCCATAAAGTCTCGAAAGGTTGTCGCGGATGATTTCGGCTTTTTTGCTGATGAATGTGGAGTACATGGTGTACGCGTAGAATTGTGGCCACTTACCCATTTGGCTTGCCAAGAATCCCATGTAATAATGGCTGCCTTCATGGACGCGTGAGTTGTTGATGCTCCGCTTGATCCAGGCGTAGGCGCTGTCTGCGTTGTTCATACGCATGTACGTGATGCTTGCGTTATACGGGATGTTGAACGAATTCGGTAATTTGGCGAACGCTTCACGATAGACGGCGAGTGCGGAATCCGGCATGCCCTTGTCATCGTAAACGGTACCGAGCAGGCTGTAGAGATTTTCTTCGATGCCCTCGGCTTTGAGCTTTGTTGCGGCTTTGGCGTAAGAGAGCGATTTGTCCAGATCGCGTTTGGCATGGTATGTGAAAGCCATCTCGTATTTGACGAGTGCGTTTTTTGGGTCCTTCTTTTCGGCTTCCTTGTACTTGGCGAGAGCTTCGTCATACTGACCTTGTTCGTGAAATTGCACGCCTTGGTCAACGAGCTTTTTGACGGCTTCGGCTTTGGAAGCTTTTGACGATGCCTTAGAGGTTGCATTTGGCGCAGCAAAAAGCGTGGCGACGAGAGCTAAAATGAGAGCAATGGATTTTTTCATGATAAGTTAGTTCTTGAGAAGGGCGCTATAGAAGTTGCGGACATCATCCCAGCGGTAGTACGGGGCGGCGGGGCATTGTACTTTGTCCGCAGCCTTGCATTCGATGGGTAACGTCTGTTCAATTTCATTGTACAAAATTTTGACGAGGATGGGCTTGTTTTTTGCCTTGTAAAATACCATCTGCAAGTTTGCCGCCATCGGGATGATTCTAAAGTCGTTCCACTGTTCGTGCAATTTTGAGAGGTCTGAAACCTTGGCATTTGCGATGGGCAACTGCATGAGTGCAGATAACGGGAGGAGTGTGGCGTCGTGGCCAAAGCGGAGCGTGGCTGCAATTGGCGTTTGGACGGCGCGAGCATTTATCGTTGTATCAACGGCAATCGCTTCGTCGGCTTCTTCTAAAATATTCTGGAGCGTGGGCTTTGCAAAATTGAGGCCATCGGGGCGGTTAATGAGCGGGCTTGTACCTTCAAGGCTGTACCACCAGGCGTTTTGCGCTTTCCAGCGTGCAATTTTTTCTTCCGTTGTGAACAAGTTTACAAAGGTGTCGGCGGGTACTTTGGCGGCTTGGGCGATTTCGTCAAGGAGCGGTTTGTCCATCCCTTGGAGCGATGTCGCAATTTCAAAAAAATGGTTGTAGAATCCGTTGGTGTCCACGTTATTCATCACGTATTTGTAGTCATTGAATAGCTTTTCCAGGAACTGTTGCGGATTGACGTTTTTCCAGAGCTTGTCGCTTTCGTCCGTGTAGGTCTTAACTTTGGAATAGTCGAGCTTGCCCCAGTCAAAGGCGCTGATGAACTTCATGTAGCTTTTGCCGGAGATGAGTTCGGAATGGATTTTCGGATTCAGCGAACGGAGTTCTCCGATGAATGCGGCCATGCTCACGATGCAGCGGCCGCTCGTGCTCGCATACGACCTGACATACGGTGTGATCTTTTTCCCGCCGATATTCCAGTCCTTGAAAACATCCCCAAAATTCTTGGACATGCGGTTTGCAATCCCTTCGTGCTGCTTGACGCCCACTTGCGTGAGGTCTCCTTTGCGGGGGGCCGCCTTGTCTACGAGGACTTTTGTGTAGACGAGTGCCTGTTTGCCGAGTTCGGTGAGTTTCTGGGCGGAATCTGCCTTGGCGAGCGTTTCAAAAAGGTAGGTGTACTCTTCGGCGCTGTGGTGGTAGCGGCTACCGTGACGCCCGTAATGGCTGATATAGAACGGCTTGTAGCCGGCAGGTGCCTTGGTATATTTAATATTTACGGGTTCCGGGTACACTAAATAGCCGCTAGAAGTAAATTCGGGGTGCTTTGCAAGTTCTTCGTCGCTAACTTGCGCGTTCACGGTTGCAGTGAGGAAAAATCCCGTTGCGAGTACAAAAATGCCCTTGGCAAAATCCAACTTTTTCATGTCTCCAATATAATATATTGGTGTTGCGGTGCGAGTAAACTAAATCGCTAAAGCCCATAATCCCCGTAAAAACGCACTTTAAAGGGGCTTTTCAAGTTGAAACGAAAATATATTTGGCACATCTTTTGCTACTTTTAACCACGTTTAATTTTTAATCAAGGACAACCATGAGCATTGTAGATACAGTACTCCATAAGATTTTTGGTACACCTCATGAACGTAAGGTGAAACAGCTCCGCCCGGTGATTGCAAAGATTCACGAAGCCTGCAAGGCTCTCGCAACGCTTGATGACGCGGAACTTGCTGCAAAGAGCGCTGAATTCCGTGAAAAGCTGAATAATGGAGCTACCCTCGACGATATCAAGGTTGATGCCTTTGCCGTTTGCCGTGAAGCTTGCGACCGCCGTCTCGGTATCTTCAACATCTTCAAGCCGGAATTTGGCTTTGACTTTAGCCGTCTCGGCCCGGAACTCCAGGAAGCTGCAAACAAGGCCAAGGCCGAACTTGAAAGCGGAAAGAACGAATGGGAAGTCTACCTCCCCGCTGCCCTCTACGCCAAGGTTCGCGAACTCTATCCGGATTCCGTGAAGCCGTTCCGCATGTTGCCTTTCGACGTGCAGATGATCGGTGGTCTCGTGCTCCACGAAGGTGCCATCGCCGAAATGGCTACCGGTGAAGGTAAGACGCTTGCCGCTGCTCTCCCGGTTTACTTGAACGGTCTTTCTGGCCACGGCGTGCATGTGGTGACGGTGAACGATTACCTCGCTGGCCGTGACGCTAAGCAGATGGGCTTGGTCTACAAGTTCCTCGGCCTTACGGTCGGTCTCATTGTGAATGGTCTTGATGCTGAACAGCGCCGTCAAAGCTACAACTCCGACGTGACTTACGGTACCAACAACGAATTCGGTTTTGACTATCTCCGCGACAACATGGCGGTGGAACCGAACCAGCTCGTGCAGCGCGAACTCAACTTCTGTATTGTTGACGAAGTCGACTCCATCTTGATTGATGAAGCCCGTACGCCGCTTATCATTAGTGGTCCTGCTGAAGACGCTACTGAAAAGTACGCAAAGGCAAACGAAATTGCAAAGCAGCTCGTCAAGAACAAGGACTTCTCTGTCGATGAAAAGGACAAGAACATCCAGTTTACGGAAAAGGGCGTGCTCCACATCCAGGACTTGATGCACATTACGAACCTCTATGGCGAACATGCCGACTGGGTTCACTTCCTCGATAACGCTCTCCGCGCTTGGTATCTCTTCGAAAAGGATGTCGACTACATCGTCCGTGACGGCGAGATCATCATCGTCGACGAAAACACGGGCCGCTTGATGGAAGGCCGCCGTTATTCCAACGGTATCCACCAGGCTATCGAAGCCAAGGAAGGCGTGCAGATCCGTCGCGAAAACCAGACGCTTGCAACGATTACGTTCCAGAACTACTTCCGTATGTACAAGAAGCTCTCTGGTATGACTGGTACGGCTGAAACTGAAGCAACGGAATTCATCAAGATTTACAACATGAACACGTGGGTCATTCCGACGAACAAGCCGTGCATCCGTAAGGACTTGCAGGACCTCGTTTATAAGTCCGAAGATGCCAAGTGGCGCGCCATTGTTGCTGAAATCAAGGAACGCCATGCGAAGGGCCAGCCGCTCCTCGTGGGTACGGCATCCATTGAAAAGTCCGAAATCCTCCACGGCATGCTTGAAAAGGAAGGTATCCCGCACGAAGTCTTGAACGCCAAGAACCATGGCCGCGAAGCTGAAATCATCCAGTATGCAGGCCACAAGGACAAGGTGACGATTGCAACGAACATGGCTGGTCGTGGTACTGACATTGCTCTTGGACCGGGAGTGACTGAACTCGGCGGTTTGCATGTGCTCGGTACGGAACGCCATGAATCTCGCCGTATCGACAACCAGTTGCGCGGTCGTTCCGGTCGTCAGGGTG
Coding sequences within it:
- a CDS encoding tetratricopeptide repeat protein translates to MKKSIALILALVATLFAAPNATSKASSKASKAEAVKKLVDQGVQFHEQGQYDEALAKYKEAEKKDPKNALVKYEMAFTYHAKRDLDKSLSYAKAATKLKAEGIEENLYSLLGTVYDDKGMPDSALAVYREAFAKLPNSFNIPYNASITYMRMNNADSAYAWIKRSINNSRVHEGSHYYMGFLASQMGKWPQFYAYTMYSTFISKKAEIIRDNLSRLYGRTKSFVLVKDKKVEMNTPKIKQADSDSTVNNEFLLAIQTILITDTLGKRKLYDQDSTSAQQMEFLIHILEKAIKLVAFTDEINDPIQRFYQGLIRESLVEAFIYSLCEPIDRPTFAQWLIKNRTEQARLYQWFNKEWLML
- a CDS encoding histidine-type phosphatase — encoded protein: MKKLDFAKGIFVLATGFFLTATVNAQVSDEELAKHPEFTSSGYLVYPEPVNIKYTKAPAGYKPFYISHYGRHGSRYHHSAEEYTYLFETLAKADSAQKLTELGKQALVYTKVLVDKAAPRKGDLTQVGVKQHEGIANRMSKNFGDVFKDWNIGGKKITPYVRSYASTSGRCIVSMAAFIGELRSLNPKIHSELISGKSYMKFISAFDWGKLDYSKVKTYTDESDKLWKNVNPQQFLEKLFNDYKYVMNNVDTNGFYNHFFEIATSLQGMDKPLLDEIAQAAKVPADTFVNLFTTEEKIARWKAQNAWWYSLEGTSPLINRPDGLNFAKPTLQNILEEADEAIAVDTTINARAVQTPIAATLRFGHDATLLPLSALMQLPIANAKVSDLSKLHEQWNDFRIIPMAANLQMVFYKAKNKPILVKILYNEIEQTLPIECKAADKVQCPAAPYYRWDDVRNFYSALLKN
- the secA gene encoding preprotein translocase subunit SecA — encoded protein: MSIVDTVLHKIFGTPHERKVKQLRPVIAKIHEACKALATLDDAELAAKSAEFREKLNNGATLDDIKVDAFAVCREACDRRLGIFNIFKPEFGFDFSRLGPELQEAANKAKAELESGKNEWEVYLPAALYAKVRELYPDSVKPFRMLPFDVQMIGGLVLHEGAIAEMATGEGKTLAAALPVYLNGLSGHGVHVVTVNDYLAGRDAKQMGLVYKFLGLTVGLIVNGLDAEQRRQSYNSDVTYGTNNEFGFDYLRDNMAVEPNQLVQRELNFCIVDEVDSILIDEARTPLIISGPAEDATEKYAKANEIAKQLVKNKDFSVDEKDKNIQFTEKGVLHIQDLMHITNLYGEHADWVHFLDNALRAWYLFEKDVDYIVRDGEIIIVDENTGRLMEGRRYSNGIHQAIEAKEGVQIRRENQTLATITFQNYFRMYKKLSGMTGTAETEATEFIKIYNMNTWVIPTNKPCIRKDLQDLVYKSEDAKWRAIVAEIKERHAKGQPLLVGTASIEKSEILHGMLEKEGIPHEVLNAKNHGREAEIIQYAGHKDKVTIATNMAGRGTDIALGPGVTELGGLHVLGTERHESRRIDNQLRGRSGRQGDPGSSQYFLSLDDNLMRIFGGDNVKNLMNRFGVGEDEVITHPIVSRSIRGAQRRVESQSFDIRKHLLDYDNVMNEQRKVIYGLRRRILNGEDIRDEIMNRIEDACDIKVSNYIPAKSYAEQWNLEGLHEDLQRTLGMEYSLTLDDAVSKTPEQVLEEIINLCKVRYDKLTKIIPDADFRNIERRFLLMTIDQVWKEHLYAMDQLKDAIRFHGYAQKDPLMVYKNDGFKMFESCMEKIATLTALRILNIRITLPNGVTVSPDQLQLKSQEQIDAERKAAEEAAAAAGNAGEVNASESADAQPSQESAEQLSAEGAKAAGLAGQAASSETNALSEDQQAQPMPQSALPGTRPNRAAANAALAAAVKRAQQQAGAKLGRNDLCWCGSGLKYKKCHGKDVE